One Tolypothrix bouteillei VB521301 DNA window includes the following coding sequences:
- a CDS encoding helicase-related protein, with translation MPLPDYIDNKQHKLEDVLRALILDESQTNLDIATGFFRIEAWIRLEAAFNALTNLRLLIGRDPTIRPAEGDRIDLTSYFHHDVQKQLEVEKYKLKYKQQIDRLIAYLQQDHIHVRLYGAIGEGAQFLHAKAYVFDNYSIIGSSNFTPAGLSGNTELNVLNKTLVIAQDLRQNWFEKFWADKSVDREYKDKLINALNASKFGSKAYTPYQVFLKALYELFKEDTLPDTSIRTSLELASFQQEGFERAVRLLERHRGCIVADAVGLGKTYIGLRVLDHYLIKDKRPGYVPRALIVCPAQLRDLVWLKKLDEFGIKADVVSQEEISRKTFDIRRYNKHDIIVVDESHNFRNSATNRYINLQKLIGSGKRNKRVLLLTATPLNTSIYDLYHQILLLTRNTEKYYQGWGIPNLKTYFKELAKGEAEITELLFQTMVRRSRKDVIKRQLAGEEIYISGQKISFPKRQLKQFTYNFEACYQGLYARIANQIDELHLAPYNIKAFKQQKTKQENDDILRNDALIALMKSLYLKRLESSLIAFESSICKQKDFQERFFTLLQRGKLLDSKNFRKILAAETDEEDNISVNELIESLDEIDLNDYQIDELSSRIQSDLNILTSIHNQLLQIQKNVKIGQESDLKLVEFKQLLKNELKAKKVLVFSYFKDTADYLYKQLIADDEWLKEMSIDDRLLTIDKITGETAGKQREEKVKQFAPKANNQSQQEQQNSQKQEIDILICTDVLSEGQNLQDAGVLINYDLHWNPVRMIQRAGRIDRLGTNYEELLIYNCFPEEGLEALLGLVRRLQSRIAMINEKVGLDASVLGEIISEKSLEELYRLKKAMSDADKEAILEELEQVADLASLEEMRLPLLEFFQQEGEQAAEEIPLGIHSTRHFHIPEMKDGGIFLAFRAKDKHFWQFYPRINDVISLNQDLRISDKRKIFNWLKCKAEGFPLPEKLLPVKFDNSIFDILEGAICNLMAYFKKQQAGSQLKPKLNKRLQQIYHALTELKPFNEEPTYQEMRQRVLKVITTVNLRVYERDIKANWERYLENKDLHTLVSALDELFVDQDQYHEIEEEREVNPSEIIEEEDIQLVCYQWFQAE, from the coding sequence ATGCCTCTCCCCGATTACATAGACAATAAACAACATAAACTGGAAGACGTTTTGCGAGCGCTCATTTTAGATGAGAGCCAAACAAACCTAGACATTGCTACTGGATTTTTCCGAATAGAGGCGTGGATACGGCTAGAAGCAGCTTTTAATGCTTTAACTAATTTACGTCTACTGATCGGTCGCGACCCCACAATTCGACCAGCAGAGGGCGATCGTATTGACTTAACCAGCTATTTTCACCATGACGTACAAAAACAGTTAGAAGTAGAAAAATATAAGCTGAAATATAAACAGCAAATTGACCGTTTAATTGCATACCTACAGCAAGATCATATCCATGTCAGACTTTACGGAGCCATTGGTGAAGGAGCGCAGTTTCTACATGCCAAAGCTTATGTTTTTGATAATTATAGTATTATTGGCTCCAGTAACTTTACACCTGCCGGCTTGAGTGGCAATACAGAATTAAATGTATTAAATAAAACTTTAGTAATAGCCCAAGACCTTCGCCAAAATTGGTTTGAAAAATTCTGGGCAGACAAAAGTGTTGATCGTGAATACAAAGACAAACTAATTAATGCTTTAAATGCCTCTAAATTCGGTAGTAAAGCTTATACACCCTACCAAGTGTTTTTAAAAGCACTTTACGAACTTTTTAAAGAAGACACCTTGCCAGATACAAGCATTCGCACAAGTTTAGAACTAGCTAGTTTTCAACAAGAAGGTTTTGAACGTGCTGTCAGATTATTGGAGCGCCACCGAGGTTGCATAGTAGCAGATGCAGTTGGCTTAGGCAAAACTTACATTGGTTTGCGGGTACTTGACCACTATCTGATCAAAGACAAGCGTCCTGGTTATGTACCTCGTGCCTTGATTGTATGCCCTGCCCAATTACGAGATTTAGTGTGGTTGAAAAAGTTAGATGAATTTGGAATTAAGGCAGATGTAGTTTCTCAGGAAGAAATTAGTCGTAAAACCTTCGACATCCGTCGTTACAACAAGCATGACATCATCGTCGTGGATGAGTCTCATAACTTTCGTAATAGTGCAACAAATAGATACATAAATTTACAGAAATTGATTGGTAGTGGCAAGCGAAATAAGCGGGTATTATTGCTAACCGCAACACCATTAAACACTAGCATTTATGACCTTTATCATCAAATTTTACTGCTGACACGGAACACAGAAAAATATTATCAAGGATGGGGAATACCCAATCTCAAAACTTATTTTAAAGAGTTAGCAAAAGGTGAGGCAGAAATTACTGAACTGCTGTTTCAAACAATGGTAAGACGCTCTCGCAAAGATGTTATCAAGCGACAGTTAGCAGGGGAAGAAATTTACATTAGTGGTCAAAAAATTAGCTTTCCTAAGCGTCAATTAAAACAATTCACTTATAATTTTGAGGCTTGTTACCAGGGTCTTTACGCTAGAATTGCCAATCAAATTGATGAATTACATTTAGCTCCATATAACATCAAAGCTTTTAAACAACAAAAAACTAAGCAAGAAAATGATGACATACTGCGGAATGATGCCCTTATCGCCTTAATGAAGTCACTGTATCTAAAACGGCTAGAAAGTTCTCTAATTGCATTTGAAAGCAGTATCTGCAAGCAGAAAGATTTTCAAGAGAGATTTTTTACTTTGTTACAACGGGGGAAGCTGCTAGACAGCAAAAATTTTCGCAAGATTCTAGCAGCAGAGACAGATGAAGAAGATAATATTTCTGTTAATGAGTTAATTGAATCTTTGGATGAAATTGACCTGAATGATTACCAAATTGATGAGTTAAGCAGTCGTATTCAATCAGATCTTAATATCCTTACCAGTATTCATAATCAACTATTGCAAATTCAAAAAAATGTAAAAATAGGACAAGAATCCGATCTCAAGCTAGTAGAATTTAAACAATTGCTAAAGAACGAACTTAAGGCTAAAAAAGTTTTAGTATTTAGCTATTTCAAAGATACTGCCGATTATTTGTACAAACAGTTGATAGCAGATGATGAGTGGTTAAAGGAGATGTCAATAGATGATCGTCTACTAACTATTGACAAAATAACTGGCGAAACTGCTGGTAAGCAAAGAGAAGAAAAAGTTAAGCAATTTGCGCCCAAAGCTAACAACCAAAGTCAGCAAGAACAGCAAAATTCTCAGAAACAGGAAATTGACATTCTTATTTGTACCGACGTTTTATCGGAAGGCCAAAACTTACAAGATGCAGGTGTTTTAATTAACTATGACTTGCATTGGAACCCAGTAAGAATGATTCAGCGTGCTGGTCGGATTGACCGTTTAGGCACTAACTATGAAGAACTATTAATTTATAACTGCTTTCCCGAAGAAGGTTTGGAAGCTTTACTCGGATTGGTGCGGCGATTACAAAGTCGAATTGCTATGATTAATGAGAAAGTTGGATTAGATGCTAGTGTTTTAGGAGAAATCATTTCAGAGAAATCATTGGAAGAATTATACCGACTTAAGAAAGCAATGAGTGATGCAGATAAAGAGGCAATTTTAGAGGAACTAGAACAAGTTGCTGATTTGGCTTCTTTAGAAGAAATGCGTTTACCTCTACTAGAATTTTTCCAACAAGAAGGTGAGCAAGCAGCTGAAGAAATTCCACTAGGAATTCACAGCACGCGCCATTTTCATATCCCTGAAATGAAAGATGGGGGAATATTTCTGGCATTTCGTGCCAAAGATAAACACTTCTGGCAATTTTATCCCCGTATTAATGATGTAATTTCCCTTAATCAAGACCTACGAATTAGCGACAAGCGTAAAATCTTTAATTGGCTAAAATGTAAAGCGGAAGGCTTTCCGCTTCCAGAGAAACTGCTTCCAGTCAAGTTTGACAACTCTATATTTGATATTTTGGAAGGGGCTATATGTAACTTGATGGCTTACTTTAAAAAGCAACAAGCTGGTAGCCAATTAAAACCTAAGCTAAATAAACGTTTACAGCAAATTTATCACGCTTTGACTGAATTGAAACCTTTCAATGAAGAACCAACATATCAAGAGATGAGGCAGCGAGTATTAAAGGTTATTACCACAGTTAATCTTCGTGTCTATGAGCGTGACATAAAAGCAAATTGGGAAAGATACCTTGAAAACAAAGACTTACATACACTAGTTTCTGCGCTAGATGAATTGTTTGTCGATCAAGATCAATATCATGAAATTGAGGAAGAAAGAGAAGTAAATCCATCAGAAATTATTGAGGAAGAAGATATTCAGCTTGTTTGTTACCAGTGGTTTCAAGCAGAATAG
- a CDS encoding DNA-methyltransferase encodes MSSVCLISPLTATNQNLIEAYQSDYGILYQGDCLKFLNALPDTCVDLAFADPPFNLGKDYGKGVNDQMKSEEYLEWSKQWLSESIRVLKPGGSLFIFNLPKWCIEYGAYLNQKGMLFRHWIACRMPKAFPRGKRMSPAHYGLLYYTKGEPTVFNKVYTPIQVCRHCGGEIRDYGGHRKKLNPQGINLMDIWDTPEDVWEDASGDRTEETFWTELEEMWSDIPPVRHRQYKTRGANELAPIMLERIIAMASNPGQIVIDPFGGSGTTFYAAEKLHRYWLGTEIGDVEPAVKRLKDLALGKVEEWESARGKKKAKILHNDSKQLDLFS; translated from the coding sequence ATGTCTTCTGTTTGCCTCATATCTCCTTTGACTGCTACTAATCAAAACTTAATAGAGGCATATCAAAGCGATTATGGCATTCTCTACCAAGGCGATTGTCTCAAGTTTCTCAATGCTCTTCCCGATACGTGTGTCGATCTAGCATTTGCCGATCCGCCTTTCAACCTAGGTAAGGATTACGGCAAAGGTGTGAACGACCAAATGAAATCCGAGGAATACCTTGAATGGTCAAAACAGTGGCTGAGTGAAAGCATTCGTGTTTTAAAACCTGGAGGCAGTTTATTTATTTTCAACTTGCCTAAATGGTGTATCGAGTATGGTGCATACCTCAACCAAAAAGGTATGCTTTTTCGCCATTGGATTGCATGCAGGATGCCAAAAGCTTTTCCTCGTGGCAAGCGAATGTCCCCGGCTCATTATGGATTGCTTTACTATACGAAAGGAGAACCCACTGTTTTCAATAAAGTATATACACCCATTCAAGTTTGCCGACATTGTGGAGGAGAAATTCGCGATTACGGCGGACATCGTAAAAAGCTAAATCCTCAAGGCATCAATTTGATGGATATTTGGGATACTCCTGAAGATGTCTGGGAAGATGCATCGGGCGATCGCACTGAAGAAACTTTTTGGACAGAGCTTGAGGAAATGTGGAGCGACATTCCACCAGTACGACACCGCCAATATAAAACAAGAGGTGCTAATGAATTAGCTCCGATTATGCTAGAACGTATCATTGCCATGGCATCAAACCCAGGACAAATAGTTATCGACCCCTTTGGCGGTTCTGGAACTACATTTTATGCCGCAGAGAAGTTGCATCGGTATTGGCTTGGTACAGAAATTGGTGATGTTGAGCCAGCAGTTAAGCGACTAAAAGATTTAGCGCTTGGGAAAGTAGAAGAATGGGAATCAGCTAGGGGCAAGAAAAAAGCGAAAATTTTGCACAATGATTCAAAACAACTAGATTTATTTTCTTAA
- a CDS encoding BamHI restriction endonuclease codes for MKIVQEVSLMSRGSFEKSQQWVTIQNEIRSAIQLIVWPPGTSNFTINPTPHGNGVKPIKNACMAFLKETFGWQLETKITYATKSPGRVDATKALNGHLFALEWETGNISSSHRAVNKLVLGLLRGVFLGSALVLPSRKLYPYLTDRVGNYEELEPYFDVWRSVNINEGFLAIFVVEHDAQDSNVARITKGTDGRALI; via the coding sequence ATGAAGATTGTACAAGAAGTATCCTTAATGAGTCGTGGTAGTTTTGAAAAGTCTCAACAGTGGGTGACTATTCAAAACGAAATTCGCAGTGCTATTCAGTTAATAGTTTGGCCTCCTGGCACCTCAAACTTCACAATCAATCCAACACCCCACGGGAATGGAGTCAAGCCTATCAAAAATGCTTGTATGGCTTTTCTTAAGGAAACTTTTGGTTGGCAACTGGAAACAAAAATAACCTATGCAACTAAATCACCTGGACGAGTTGATGCAACAAAAGCTTTAAACGGACATCTTTTTGCTCTTGAATGGGAAACTGGCAATATTTCATCAAGTCACCGTGCAGTCAATAAACTAGTTCTTGGTCTTTTGCGGGGTGTGTTTTTAGGTTCGGCTTTAGTGCTTCCTAGTAGGAAACTTTACCCTTATCTTACTGATAGAGTAGGAAATTATGAGGAATTAGAACCTTACTTTGATGTATGGCGATCGGTGAACATTAATGAAGGATTCCTTGCTATCTTTGTAGTTGAACATGATGCTCAAGACAGCAACGTAGCAAGAATCACAAAAGGAACAGATGGTCGTGCTTTAATCTAG
- a CDS encoding NAD+ synthase: protein MKIAIAQLNPIIGDLPGNAKEILEAAKKAASVGSRLLLTPELSLCGYPPRDLLLNPSFLLAMNYHLQQLARDLPSELAVLVGTVDENLKAHSNGGKTLFNSIALLEKGQVKQIFHKRLLPTYDVFDENRYFEPGLQANYFSLDDIHIGVTICEDLWNDEEFWGKRSYTTNPIADLAILGVDFIVNLSASPYSVGKQRFREEMLKHSVVRYQQPIIYANQVGGNDDLIFDGRSFALNRQGEMVCRASGFEKDLVVVEFDEVQRDLQLSSIAPRYESEDEEIWHGLVLGVRDYVRKCGFSKVVLGLSGGIDSSLVAAVATAALGQDSVLGVLLPSPYSSDHSISDALALANNLGMKTQILPIGKLMEGYDNTLAELFAGTEFGLAEENLQSRIRGNLLMAISNKFGHLLLSTGNKSEIAVGYCTLYGDMNGGLAAIADVPKTRVYSICQWLNTQALLSGKGVLGKIPSHSQSIIPENVLSKAPSAELKPGQVDQDSLPPYDVLDDILERLIHHHQSPGQIVAGGHEPGIVDRVIDLVARAEFKRRQAPPGLKITDRAFGTGWRMPIASKWVGIKYNA, encoded by the coding sequence ATGAAGATTGCGATCGCTCAACTTAATCCTATTATTGGTGATTTGCCGGGTAATGCAAAAGAGATTCTGGAAGCGGCAAAAAAAGCTGCGAGTGTTGGATCGCGTTTGCTATTGACTCCAGAACTTTCGTTATGTGGTTACCCTCCTAGAGATTTATTGCTCAATCCCAGTTTTCTATTGGCAATGAATTATCATTTGCAACAATTAGCAAGGGATTTGCCATCAGAACTCGCTGTTTTGGTAGGAACTGTTGATGAGAATCTCAAAGCTCATAGTAATGGTGGCAAAACGTTATTTAATAGCATTGCTTTGTTGGAAAAAGGTCAGGTAAAGCAAATTTTTCACAAGCGTCTTTTGCCGACTTATGATGTTTTTGATGAAAACCGCTATTTTGAGCCCGGTTTGCAAGCCAATTATTTTTCTTTAGATGATATTCATATTGGCGTCACTATTTGCGAAGATTTGTGGAATGATGAAGAATTCTGGGGCAAACGCAGTTACACCACAAATCCAATTGCGGATCTAGCAATTTTAGGCGTAGATTTTATTGTGAATTTGTCTGCTTCTCCCTACAGTGTGGGGAAACAGAGGTTTCGAGAAGAAATGCTCAAACACAGTGTCGTGCGCTATCAACAACCGATTATTTACGCCAATCAGGTTGGGGGAAATGACGATTTAATTTTTGATGGCAGAAGTTTTGCCCTCAACCGTCAAGGTGAAATGGTCTGTCGTGCTTCTGGGTTTGAGAAAGACTTGGTTGTGGTGGAATTTGATGAGGTGCAGAGAGATTTGCAATTGAGTTCTATTGCACCAAGATATGAATCTGAAGATGAGGAAATATGGCATGGTTTGGTTTTGGGAGTCCGCGATTACGTGCGTAAGTGTGGCTTTTCCAAAGTTGTGCTGGGTTTGAGCGGTGGTATAGATTCTTCGTTAGTCGCTGCTGTGGCGACTGCAGCATTGGGACAAGACAGTGTCCTCGGTGTTCTTTTGCCTTCACCTTACAGTTCGGATCATTCCATTAGTGATGCTTTGGCATTGGCAAATAATTTGGGGATGAAAACTCAGATTTTGCCCATAGGGAAGTTGATGGAAGGTTATGACAATACCTTAGCTGAGTTGTTTGCAGGAACGGAGTTTGGCTTGGCAGAGGAGAATCTTCAATCCCGGATTAGGGGGAATTTGTTGATGGCAATTTCTAACAAATTCGGTCATCTTCTCTTATCGACTGGTAATAAATCAGAAATTGCAGTTGGTTACTGCACCCTTTATGGGGATATGAATGGTGGATTGGCTGCGATCGCGGATGTTCCAAAAACTCGCGTTTATTCAATTTGCCAGTGGTTGAACACTCAGGCGCTCTTGAGTGGGAAGGGGGTCTTGGGGAAAATACCTTCCCATTCTCAATCTATAATTCCAGAAAACGTTCTGAGTAAAGCACCTAGTGCGGAACTCAAACCCGGTCAAGTTGACCAAGATTCTCTTCCGCCCTATGATGTGTTGGATGATATCTTGGAACGCTTGATTCACCACCACCAATCCCCCGGACAAATTGTTGCTGGAGGTCACGAGCCGGGAATTGTGGACAGAGTCATCGATCTAGTGGCGCGTGCAGAATTTAAAAGGAGACAAGCACCTCCTGGGTTAAAGATTACCGATCGCGCTTTTGGTACTGGTTGGCGAATGCCTATTGCAAGTAAATGGGTGGGTATAAAATATAATGCCTGA
- a CDS encoding NUDIX hydrolase, with amino-acid sequence MPGRSQRKFVAPLNQPPLADFKVGVDNVIFSVDTAQNRLLVLLVMRQQEPFLNHWSLPGTLVRQGESLEDAAYRILSEKIRAKNLYLEQLYTFGGPQRDPREASDSYGVRYLSVSYFALVRFEEAELIADRMTGIAWYPVKQVPQLAFDHNEILAYGHRRLRNKLEYSPVAFEVLPEMFTLNDLYQLYTTVLGENFSDYSNFRARLLKLGFLCDTGIKVSRGAGRPASLYRFDAEAFAPFKDKPLVFI; translated from the coding sequence ATGCCAGGACGCAGCCAAAGAAAGTTTGTTGCTCCACTCAATCAACCCCCTTTAGCGGATTTTAAGGTTGGTGTGGATAATGTTATTTTTTCTGTAGATACTGCCCAAAATCGCCTGCTTGTGTTACTAGTGATGAGACAGCAGGAGCCATTTTTGAATCATTGGAGCCTTCCCGGTACTTTGGTGCGTCAAGGCGAGTCTTTGGAAGATGCGGCTTACCGCATTTTGTCAGAGAAAATTAGAGCAAAAAATCTATATTTGGAGCAGTTGTATACCTTTGGGGGACCGCAACGCGATCCACGGGAAGCTAGTGATAGTTATGGCGTGCGTTATCTTTCGGTCAGTTATTTTGCTCTCGTGCGATTTGAGGAAGCGGAATTAATTGCCGATCGCATGACGGGAATCGCTTGGTATCCTGTCAAGCAAGTGCCACAATTGGCTTTCGATCACAACGAAATTCTGGCTTACGGACACAGGCGTTTGCGAAATAAGTTGGAGTACAGCCCGGTGGCTTTTGAAGTTTTGCCAGAAATGTTTACTTTGAATGATTTATATCAGTTATATACTACGGTTTTGGGGGAAAACTTTTCTGATTATTCTAATTTCCGCGCCCGCCTGTTGAAGTTGGGTTTTTTATGCGATACAGGAATAAAGGTATCGCGTGGGGCTGGTCGTCCAGCTAGTTTATATCGGTTTGATGCCGAAGCTTTTGCTCCGTTTAAAGATAAACCTTTAGTTTTTATTTAA
- a CDS encoding nicotinate-nucleotide adenylyltransferase has translation MRIALFGTSADPPTAGHQAIIKWLSNKYDWVAVWAADNPFKSHQTRLEHRVAMLHLLIKDIDAPQDNIGLEQQLSSLRTLETLEKAKALWPDRSEFTLVVGSDLLAQLPRWYRIEELLQQVQLLVVPRPGFVIDESSVHIVQKLGGKIEFANFIGPDVSSTAYRESGDSEALTPLVVDYIHKEHLYKCLSNNVAC, from the coding sequence ATGAGAATCGCATTATTTGGTACGAGTGCCGATCCACCAACCGCAGGACATCAAGCTATTATCAAATGGCTGTCTAATAAATACGACTGGGTAGCAGTTTGGGCTGCAGACAATCCTTTTAAGTCCCATCAAACCAGATTGGAACATCGCGTAGCGATGCTACATTTGTTAATTAAGGATATCGATGCGCCTCAAGACAACATTGGATTGGAACAGCAATTAAGTAGTTTGAGAACTTTAGAAACATTAGAAAAAGCAAAAGCTCTTTGGCCAGATCGATCGGAGTTTACTTTAGTCGTAGGTTCGGATTTGCTAGCTCAACTGCCAAGATGGTATCGAATTGAAGAGTTATTACAACAAGTACAACTTCTAGTCGTACCGCGTCCGGGTTTCGTTATAGATGAATCTAGCGTGCATATCGTACAAAAATTGGGAGGAAAAATCGAGTTTGCCAATTTTATCGGTCCGGATGTTTCTTCAACTGCTTATCGAGAAAGTGGCGATAGCGAAGCCCTAACACCTCTCGTAGTTGACTACATTCATAAAGAGCATTTGTATAAATGTTTATCCAACAATGTAGCCTGTTAA
- a CDS encoding nicotinate phosphoribosyltransferase has product MTSFPVVNYASIDHQKQQSLENQELTFSSLDYSLLTDLYQLTMAACYTGEGVEQRRASFELFVRRLPQNFGYLIAMGLAQALEYLENFRFSATQVEALQATGIFTNAPTRFWSLLAEGRFTGDVWAIPEGTAVFAHEPLLRVEAPLWEAQLVETYLLNTLNYQSLIATRAARVRDVASENATLLEFGTRRAFSPQAALWAARAALAGGLDATSNVLAALQLGQKPSGTMAHSLVMALSAMEGNEEQAFTAFHRYFPGAPLLIDTYDSIAAARRLAQKVNSGEMELSGVRLDSGDLVSLSKQVKLLLPGVSIFASGDLDEWEIAKLKAAGAEIDGYGLGTRLVTGSSVNGVYKLVEIDGIPVMKQSTGKGTYPGRKQIFRTLVGGKVKADKLGLATEDCLEEQPLLELFMKEGQRVRSPENIAQIRQRTTASVASLPEEVRQLNNPTSVPVNISIPLEELTQQTRKQTLTTNH; this is encoded by the coding sequence ATGACCAGTTTTCCAGTCGTAAATTATGCATCTATAGACCACCAGAAGCAGCAGAGTTTGGAAAATCAAGAGTTAACGTTTTCATCTCTTGATTACAGTTTGCTGACAGACCTTTACCAGTTGACGATGGCAGCTTGCTACACCGGAGAAGGTGTAGAACAACGGCGGGCGAGTTTTGAGTTATTCGTCAGGCGCTTGCCACAAAATTTTGGTTATTTAATTGCAATGGGTCTAGCACAAGCATTGGAATATTTAGAAAATTTTCGCTTTAGTGCAACTCAAGTGGAAGCTTTACAAGCGACAGGAATTTTCACCAATGCGCCTACCCGTTTTTGGTCACTTCTAGCTGAAGGACGTTTTACAGGAGATGTTTGGGCAATACCTGAAGGGACAGCCGTGTTTGCCCATGAACCGCTGTTGCGAGTAGAAGCACCTCTGTGGGAAGCTCAGTTGGTGGAAACCTACCTGTTAAACACCCTGAATTATCAAAGTTTAATTGCAACACGAGCAGCAAGAGTGCGCGATGTAGCATCTGAAAATGCAACGCTGTTGGAATTTGGCACGAGAAGGGCATTTAGCCCACAAGCTGCTTTATGGGCTGCACGTGCGGCTTTAGCTGGTGGTTTGGATGCGACATCAAATGTGTTAGCAGCACTGCAACTGGGGCAAAAGCCCAGTGGTACAATGGCTCATTCTTTGGTTATGGCATTATCAGCAATGGAAGGTAACGAAGAACAAGCTTTTACCGCATTTCACCGTTATTTTCCAGGTGCGCCATTGTTGATTGATACTTATGATTCCATAGCGGCTGCTCGCCGTTTAGCCCAAAAGGTCAATTCTGGGGAAATGGAATTATCTGGTGTCAGGCTGGACTCAGGAGATTTGGTATCCCTGTCAAAACAAGTGAAGTTGTTGCTTCCTGGAGTGTCGATTTTTGCCAGTGGGGACTTGGACGAGTGGGAAATAGCAAAGTTAAAGGCGGCTGGTGCTGAGATTGATGGTTATGGCTTGGGAACCCGTTTAGTGACCGGTTCTTCCGTAAACGGAGTTTACAAACTGGTGGAAATAGATGGTATCCCAGTGATGAAACAATCAACTGGTAAAGGAACTTATCCAGGACGCAAGCAAATTTTTCGCACTTTAGTGGGAGGGAAGGTGAAAGCCGATAAGTTGGGACTGGCTACAGAAGATTGTTTGGAGGAACAACCTTTATTGGAACTCTTTATGAAAGAGGGACAAAGAGTGCGATCGCCTGAAAACATAGCACAAATTCGGCAGCGTACAACTGCCTCAGTCGCTAGTTTACCGGAAGAGGTCAGACAACTGAATAACCCTACGTCAGTACCAGTAAATATCTCGATCCCCCTAGAGGAACTGACACAACAAACCAGAAAACAAACCCTAACCACCAACCACTAA
- a CDS encoding diacylglycerol/polyprenol kinase family protein codes for MLNSLPGLESIPPVYTQIAIASIWVFLMLLIAWRVNRLDDKDPEVVRKIVHIGTGNIILVAWWLGIPASVGITASIVASAATLLSYRFPILPGIDSVGRKSLGTFFYSASIGILIACFWSIQQPHYAVLGVLVMTWGDGLAALVGQRFGKHKYKVLGRQKSLEGSLTVTAVSYAIASTILLSLQGNVWQTWLVSLVVALVATGLEVFSMFGIDNLTVPLGSAAVAFFLNNWVSGQFLK; via the coding sequence TTGCTAAATTCATTACCTGGTTTAGAATCAATCCCTCCTGTTTACACGCAAATTGCCATTGCGTCAATTTGGGTATTCCTCATGCTTCTGATCGCATGGCGGGTGAATCGTCTTGATGACAAAGACCCTGAAGTTGTCAGAAAGATCGTACATATTGGAACTGGAAACATAATCTTAGTTGCTTGGTGGTTGGGTATTCCAGCCAGCGTGGGTATTACCGCTTCGATTGTAGCGAGTGCAGCCACCCTGTTGTCTTACCGATTTCCTATTCTCCCCGGTATTGATAGCGTTGGGCGCAAAAGTCTCGGAACTTTTTTCTATTCTGCCAGTATTGGTATCCTTATAGCTTGCTTCTGGTCTATACAGCAACCCCACTATGCAGTTTTAGGAGTCTTAGTGATGACATGGGGTGATGGACTAGCAGCACTTGTCGGTCAGCGATTTGGTAAGCACAAATACAAAGTTTTGGGGAGACAAAAAAGCTTGGAAGGTTCTCTCACAGTAACTGCTGTTAGCTATGCGATCGCCAGTACAATCCTACTCAGCCTCCAGGGTAATGTTTGGCAAACTTGGTTAGTTTCTTTGGTAGTCGCCTTAGTTGCGACTGGCTTAGAAGTTTTTTCAATGTTTGGAATTGACAATTTGACAGTTCCTTTAGGTAGCGCTGCAGTCGCTTTCTTTTTGAATAATTGGGTTAGTGGTCAGTTTTTAAAGTAA
- the yidD gene encoding membrane protein insertion efficiency factor YidD, producing MKLLLILPIRFYRMFISPMFPPSCRFQPTCSMYALQAIERFGVWRGSWLALRRISRCHPFHPGGYDPVPERDRGDRGDKADKVDK from the coding sequence ATGAAATTATTACTCATTTTACCGATTCGCTTTTATCGAATGTTTATTTCACCGATGTTTCCTCCAAGCTGTCGCTTTCAACCAACTTGTTCAATGTACGCTCTCCAGGCTATTGAACGATTTGGGGTCTGGCGAGGTAGTTGGTTGGCTCTTCGGCGTATTTCCCGTTGTCATCCATTTCATCCCGGCGGTTACGATCCCGTACCGGAAAGAGATAGGGGGGACAGAGGAGACAAGGCAGACAAGGTAGATAAATAA